Proteins encoded by one window of Drosophila melanogaster chromosome X:
- the lcs gene encoding la costa, producing MRTLILVTLVALVAVASAQGPGPWGPGGPGGPGGPGRGRGGPGRGPGGPGGPGGRGPGGPGGPGGPGGPGGPGGPGGPGGPGCPGGPGGPGGPKPWGPPSNQTTSTTTEASTSTSTTTASSTTVSSTTESSTESSTESSTASSTE from the coding sequence ATGCGTACCCTTATCCTTGTTACTCTTGTTGCCCTGGTCGCAGTGGCCTCCGCCCAAGGACCTGGTCCTTGGGGTCCCGGTGGACCTGGTGGACCTGGTGGACCAGGTCGTGGTCGCGGAGGACCAGGACGTGGACCTGGCGGACCAGGTGGCCCAGGAGGTCGCGGACCTGGAGGACCTGGAGGACCAGGAGGCCCAGGAGGCCCAGGAGGACCAGGAGGACCAGGAGGCCCAGGAGGACCAGGATGCCCAGGAGGACCAGGTGGACCAGGAGGCCCCAAACCATGGGGACCTCCATCCAACCAAACCACATCCACGACAACTGAGGCCTCAACAAGCACTTCCACCACGACAGCTTCGTCCACTACAGTGTCCTCCACTACAGAGTCCTCTACGGAATCCTCGACGGAATCATCCACAGCATCCTCCACAGAATAA